One part of the Haloprofundus halobius genome encodes these proteins:
- a CDS encoding diadenylate cyclase, whose product MRRHLRQCDYFRSVRYAYWPVDISHEVLDDVDSFYDAASEVAMSRDGAVVISVDGVIQKQMVRFLDFTPDKVPQGEQAIEYEDWMGSRHMSAADMSARPEVVTTITLSEETGRLTLFEGGRHVTMPYDEIRDEQDMQGDSVE is encoded by the coding sequence ATGCGGAGACACCTCCGACAGTGCGACTACTTTCGTTCCGTCCGTTATGCTTACTGGCCAGTCGATATCTCTCACGAAGTCCTCGACGACGTCGATAGTTTCTACGACGCAGCAAGCGAAGTCGCCATGTCACGGGATGGTGCAGTAGTGATTAGCGTCGACGGAGTGATCCAAAAGCAGATGGTTCGGTTCCTCGATTTTACTCCCGACAAGGTACCTCAGGGTGAACAGGCCATAGAGTATGAAGACTGGATGGGTTCGCGCCACATGAGTGCGGCCGATATGTCGGCTCGGCCCGAAGTGGTGACGACAATTACGCTCAGCGAAGAAACCGGTCGACTGACTCTTTTCGAGGGAGGAAGGCATGTCACGATGCCATACGATGAAATCCGTGATGAACAGGATATGCAAGGAGACAGCGTCGAGTAA
- a CDS encoding DUF7522 family protein, with protein MATTDLLNYLESRSGSYLRGVLQYDDDENEVLYLRDDVRKERILSEIDRMLARLKPESSASEERAFPLGDLYVTIRRFEDAIIMHFPRGQKRGVVVSLEPEAGRDLNQFTTECIRLIDE; from the coding sequence ATGGCAACTACAGACCTACTCAACTATCTGGAGAGTCGTTCTGGAAGCTACCTCCGTGGTGTTTTGCAGTACGACGATGACGAAAATGAGGTTCTCTACCTTCGAGACGATGTCCGGAAAGAACGGATACTGAGCGAAATCGACAGGATGCTCGCACGGTTGAAACCAGAGTCCTCTGCATCAGAAGAGCGTGCGTTCCCCCTCGGAGATCTGTACGTGACTATTCGTCGATTCGAGGACGCTATCATCATGCACTTCCCTCGAGGACAGAAACGCGGTGTCGTGGTCTCACTCGAACCAGAGGCCGGACGAGATTTGAACCAATTCACCACAGAGTGTATTCGACTTATTGACGAGTGA
- a CDS encoding HTH domain-containing protein, whose amino-acid sequence MTRDRDEKGKFTELTTSEAVLKILETSEDPVMTATEIADKLDVSRDTVGRKLAQLAEDDEVGRKKVGARSVVWWIK is encoded by the coding sequence ATGACGAGAGATCGTGACGAGAAAGGCAAATTCACCGAACTCACAACATCCGAAGCTGTCCTCAAAATTCTCGAAACCTCCGAAGACCCTGTGATGACAGCAACGGAAATCGCTGACAAGCTGGATGTCTCACGCGACACGGTAGGACGGAAGCTTGCTCAATTAGCGGAAGACGACGAAGTCGGGCGAAAGAAGGTTGGTGCCAGATCTGTGGTTTGGTGGATAAAATAG
- a CDS encoding toxin-antitoxin system TumE family protein — protein sequence MGQELTRRYTHVEAGLVENVVIRRTTDTDTYPSGWKYTLHLGTLEDLTLIRYDNAHEDTKGHELHTAAGDTDVEFPGMEELLVEFWASADEYWDAIGGSPPRSY from the coding sequence ATGGGCCAGGAACTTACACGTCGCTATACGCACGTTGAAGCCGGACTCGTCGAAAACGTCGTCATCCGGCGAACAACCGATACAGACACCTACCCATCCGGATGGAAATACACGCTTCACCTCGGAACGCTCGAAGATCTCACGCTCATCCGGTACGACAACGCCCACGAGGATACAAAGGGCCACGAACTCCACACTGCGGCCGGCGACACCGACGTTGAATTCCCGGGTATGGAAGAACTCCTCGTCGAATTCTGGGCCAGCGCTGACGAGTATTGGGATGCCATCGGGGGCAGTCCACCACGGTCGTACTGA
- a CDS encoding universal stress protein — MAKHVLVPVDVSSSSESAFEYVLEETPSQRITLLHVLNPVTIFNYPTAEGFDYGKAEKNEQERREDVEQIFERYRNKDAARNRRIETAIEAGAPAEKILEYAERTGVDHIVMGNRGRSSLEETLLGSVARGVLKRSAVPVTIVP, encoded by the coding sequence ATGGCCAAGCATGTTCTCGTTCCGGTAGACGTGTCGTCCAGTTCTGAGAGCGCCTTTGAATACGTCTTAGAAGAGACTCCAAGCCAGAGAATAACCCTCCTACACGTACTCAATCCAGTCACCATTTTCAACTATCCGACTGCTGAGGGGTTTGATTATGGGAAAGCTGAGAAAAACGAGCAGGAGAGACGTGAAGATGTTGAGCAGATTTTTGAGAGGTACCGTAACAAGGATGCAGCACGCAATCGGAGAATCGAAACCGCCATCGAGGCAGGAGCTCCCGCAGAAAAAATCCTTGAGTACGCTGAACGTACTGGTGTCGATCACATTGTAATGGGTAACCGTGGCCGATCTAGTCTCGAAGAAACACTACTTGGAAGTGTGGCTAGAGGTGTTCTGAAACGATCAGCTGTTCCCGTGACAATTGTCCCCTAA
- a CDS encoding winged helix-turn-helix domain-containing protein — MRRPHVEWMTRADDAILEFLLNEGNRPLIVTPGVIEANIAYALSSINQRLRKLKAAGLVDYHDEERGLYKITEKGEQYLSGEISSEDLTLEDSSE; from the coding sequence ATGAGACGACCGCACGTTGAATGGATGACCCGTGCGGATGATGCGATTCTGGAGTTTTTGCTAAACGAGGGAAACCGACCACTGATAGTGACGCCTGGAGTTATTGAGGCCAACATCGCGTATGCGCTCTCGTCGATTAACCAGCGACTCCGGAAATTGAAGGCTGCAGGATTAGTCGACTACCACGACGAAGAGAGGGGATTATACAAAATCACAGAGAAGGGCGAACAGTACCTGTCTGGCGAGATATCCTCTGAAGACCTCACTCTGGAAGACTCCTCGGAGTAG
- a CDS encoding transcriptional regulator — MTTLHITVGDRAQLRKDSLQFIQNAEAGEGTVEDDRAILQFGSYDDLVDSLTPLRLELIQAIATEQPSSMREAARLVDRDVSDVHTDLKHLEVLGILELKEGGPGGAIQPAVPFDKIEMHIDYPLLDDVDADSAPASVD, encoded by the coding sequence ATGACGACACTTCACATCACCGTCGGCGACCGAGCACAGCTCCGTAAGGACTCCCTGCAGTTCATCCAAAACGCAGAAGCTGGTGAGGGGACGGTAGAGGATGACCGAGCAATCCTTCAGTTTGGATCCTACGACGATCTCGTCGATAGCCTCACTCCACTTCGTCTCGAACTCATTCAAGCAATCGCGACAGAACAACCCTCAAGTATGCGTGAGGCAGCCCGACTGGTCGACCGCGACGTCTCCGATGTCCACACAGACTTGAAACATCTGGAGGTACTGGGCATCCTCGAACTCAAAGAAGGCGGTCCCGGTGGCGCAATTCAACCAGCCGTTCCATTCGACAAGATCGAGATGCACATCGACTATCCGCTCCTTGACGACGTTGACGCAGACAGTGCCCCTGCTAGCGTTGACTAA
- a CDS encoding FAD-dependent oxidoreductase: MTDTSNTEGKTIETEVVIVGAGPAGCVLSYLLARSGVDTILLERQRSLRREFRGFLFQPLVLRVFDQMDMLDRVLTLNHTEVRDIEVEVYGRSYPIMSLEAAPGPYNYALLMEQPSLLQALIDEASQFESFSYHSGMPAADLFHDGNQVVGVHATDREHNESVTIRSRLVVGADGRYSTIRSAAGIDPGLFESTLELLWFKLPASTIDKPVLAKVGPSGVLLSFGLGGGEAQFGWSIEKGSYPQLRERGIEWFHEQLISIDSELAEVLPNQLTDFDQCSLLHIEPGISDEWTRDGLLLVGDAAHVASPVGGQGNGMAIQDAVVAHSVIVTALDQTEGTLSNHALERYEWIRRPAVEEVVRFQRRAERPFSGFVKYGATVPDTLKRPLIRSFFWLISRTPLPKRARDTFMWGPSPVDVNTMHFSKTN; the protein is encoded by the coding sequence ATGACTGATACATCCAATACTGAGGGCAAGACAATCGAGACGGAGGTGGTCATCGTCGGTGCCGGACCTGCCGGCTGTGTCCTAAGCTATCTGCTCGCGCGTAGTGGCGTCGACACAATTCTGCTTGAACGCCAACGGAGTCTGCGTCGCGAATTTCGTGGTTTCCTGTTCCAACCACTAGTACTGCGCGTGTTCGACCAAATGGACATGCTCGACCGCGTTCTCACATTGAATCATACTGAGGTACGCGATATCGAAGTGGAGGTCTATGGGCGGTCCTATCCGATTATGTCCCTCGAAGCGGCGCCTGGTCCGTACAATTACGCTCTCTTGATGGAACAGCCATCGCTGCTCCAGGCTCTCATCGATGAAGCATCCCAATTCGAGTCGTTCAGCTACCACAGCGGGATGCCTGCAGCAGACCTCTTCCATGATGGGAACCAGGTCGTCGGCGTCCACGCTACCGACAGGGAGCACAACGAATCCGTTACGATTCGGAGCCGTCTCGTTGTCGGGGCGGACGGTCGATATTCGACGATTCGAAGCGCGGCCGGCATCGACCCCGGACTGTTCGAGTCAACCCTCGAACTGCTCTGGTTCAAACTCCCCGCGTCAACTATCGACAAACCAGTCCTGGCGAAAGTCGGTCCCTCCGGGGTGTTGCTTTCCTTTGGACTCGGGGGTGGTGAGGCACAGTTCGGCTGGTCGATCGAAAAGGGATCGTACCCACAGCTCCGTGAACGCGGAATCGAATGGTTCCACGAGCAGCTCATTTCCATTGACTCAGAGTTGGCCGAGGTTCTTCCAAACCAGCTCACTGATTTCGACCAGTGTTCGCTGTTGCATATCGAACCAGGCATCAGCGACGAATGGACACGAGACGGACTCCTGCTCGTCGGTGATGCTGCCCACGTCGCGTCTCCGGTCGGCGGCCAGGGGAACGGGATGGCGATTCAGGATGCGGTCGTCGCTCACTCGGTGATTGTGACCGCCCTGGACCAGACCGAGGGGACGCTTTCGAACCACGCGCTCGAACGGTACGAATGGATTCGGCGACCCGCAGTCGAAGAGGTCGTTCGATTCCAGCGGCGGGCCGAACGACCGTTCTCCGGGTTCGTCAAATATGGCGCTACCGTCCCTGACACGCTAAAACGGCCGCTCATTCGGTCGTTCTTCTGGCTCATCTCCCGAACCCCTCTCCCCAAACGTGCTCGAGACACGTTCATGTGGGGGCCGTCGCCGGTGGACGTCAATACAATGCACTTCAGTAAGACGAACTGA
- a CDS encoding type II toxin-antitoxin system death-on-curing family toxin — MTDTLWYPSTQDVVKIHDDIVSEYSETTPGIQNLGDVEFALEYIETGSFGEVPETIHEKVFYLLRLLVANHPFVDGNKRTALNTANVFYFLNGYRFDYDNEIRTILKQFGMDETAVDEDVVLEYLQEHTEEIDLAEAIEQWRSELVDYGFTKLANDSSDSNE; from the coding sequence ATGACGGACACTCTCTGGTATCCTTCTACTCAAGATGTCGTCAAGATACACGATGACATTGTCTCAGAGTATTCAGAGACCACTCCCGGTATTCAAAATCTTGGAGATGTAGAGTTTGCACTTGAGTATATTGAGACTGGCAGTTTCGGAGAAGTTCCAGAAACAATCCACGAAAAAGTATTCTACCTGCTTCGACTATTGGTGGCAAATCACCCGTTCGTTGATGGCAACAAGCGTACTGCCCTCAATACGGCAAACGTCTTTTACTTCCTCAACGGCTACCGATTCGACTACGATAACGAAATCAGAACAATTCTCAAGCAATTCGGGATGGACGAAACCGCTGTGGATGAGGATGTAGTCTTAGAGTATCTCCAAGAGCACACCGAAGAAATTGACTTAGCCGAGGCAATCGAACAATGGCGGAGTGAACTCGTTGACTACGGGTTCACCAAACTAGCGAACGATTCATCAGACTCGAACGAATAA
- a CDS encoding type II toxin-antitoxin system RelE family toxin: MGDSYQVLLGEQPRTFLAAADEKTERIVRENLAKLGDDPYPRPGSGSGDKEKLPIDGKERYRLHIGRSYTAFYAIEGEAVKVVEILDIDTAHKRYGW; this comes from the coding sequence ATGGGCGATAGCTACCAAGTTCTACTTGGTGAACAACCACGCACGTTTCTTGCTGCCGCCGACGAGAAGACTGAGCGTATCGTCCGCGAGAACCTTGCAAAACTCGGCGACGACCCCTACCCACGACCCGGTTCGGGAAGCGGCGACAAAGAGAAACTCCCGATTGATGGCAAGGAACGGTACCGACTCCATATTGGTCGGTCCTACACGGCGTTTTACGCAATTGAGGGTGAAGCTGTAAAGGTCGTGGAAATTCTCGATATCGACACGGCACACAAACGTTACGGCTGGTAG